A window of Anomalospiza imberbis isolate Cuckoo-Finch-1a 21T00152 chromosome 4, ASM3175350v1, whole genome shotgun sequence contains these coding sequences:
- the PANK2 gene encoding pantothenate kinase 2, mitochondrial isoform X2, protein MAPQAFGMCTLSSRTLPCVDVKMGDLELCKLDELDCLVKGVLYIDSVGFNGHSECYYFENPTDAERCQKLPFNLENPYPLLLVNIGSGVSILAVYSKDNYKRVTGTSLGGGTFFGLCCLLTGCSTFEEALEMASHGDSTKVDKLVRDIYGGDYERFGLPGWAVASSFGNMMSKEKRESVSKEDLARATLITITNNIGSIARMCALNENINRVVFVGNFLRINTISMRLLAYALDYWSKGQLKALFLEHEGYFGAVGALLGLLDSA, encoded by the exons ATGGCTCCACAGGCATTCGGGATGTGCACCTTGAGCTCAAGGACCTTACCCTGTGTGGACGTAAAG ATGGGTGACCTTGAGCTTTGTAAGCTCGATGAGCTGGATTGCCTTGTTAAAGGAGTGCTGTACATCGACTCCGTGGGCTTCAATGGACACTCGGAGTGTTACTACTTTGAGAACCCCACGGATGCTGAGAGGTGCCAGAAGCTCCCGTTCAACCTGGAGAATCCCTATCCTCTCCTCCTGGTGAACATTGGCTCAGGGGTCAGCATTTTGGCTGTCTATTCCAAAGACAACTATAAACGGGTAACAGGCACCAG CCTTGGAGGGGGAACCTTCTTTGGTCTCTGCTGCCTTCTGACGGGCTGCTCCACGTTCGAGGAGGCCCTGGAGATGGCATCCCACGGGGACAGCACCAAGGTGGACAAACTGGTGAGGGACATCTACGGAGGAGACTACGAGCGCTTCgggctgccaggctgggctgtggcatCCAG CTTTGGAAACATGATGAGCAAGGAGAAGAGGGAATCTGTCAGCAAGGAGGACCTGGCCAGGGCCACTTTAATCACCATCACCAACAACATCGGCTCCATAGCGCGGATGTGTGCCCTTAACGAG AACATCAACCGTGTGGTGTTTGTGGGCAATTTCCTTCGGATTAACACCATCTCCATGAGGCTCCTGGCCTACGCCCTGGACTACTGGTCGAAGGGACAGTTAAAAGCACTTTTCTTGGAACATGAG GGTTACTTCGGCGCAGTCGGTGCTCTCCTGGGACTCCTGGACTCAGCCTGA